A DNA window from Vigna unguiculata cultivar IT97K-499-35 chromosome 10, ASM411807v1, whole genome shotgun sequence contains the following coding sequences:
- the LOC114165565 gene encoding uncharacterized protein LOC114165565 translates to MNDTEITKIASQLRILTLKGLSKLTHVWEKKKNGVLVFPNLQQVIVSNCKKLETLFPASLAKNFKSLKGIEIEDCAKFQEIVEKEESTEAKFVLPCLERLILSSLPQLSCFYPQTFTLECPTLNILSVLRCEGLELFQSQHSMGEGISVKRQPLISRLEDISNLRELKLDWKHILALRSRLRSEKFTGVFKLVNKMSLLLDGDVSEMLIMVNEILHRAPNLIEMVIHILNCKNSEIFFAQNPKIGEDGMLLQLRILTLFQVAAIRSIQSENSSCGFGGERCALTKLVASVVEERKVLVSGNRAE, encoded by the exons ATGAATGACACTGAAATTACGAAAATAGCATCCCAGTTGAGGATTTTGACCTTAAAAGGGCTATCGAAGCTAACACATGTttgggaaaagaagaaaaatggagTTCTCGTCTTTCCAAATCTGCAACAGGTCATTGTTAGCAATTGTAAAAAGTTGGAAACGCTATTTCCTGCTTCCTTggcaaaaaattttaaaagtctgAAAGGAATTGAAATAGAAGATTGTGCTAAGTTCcaagaaattgttgaaaaagaaGAATCCACAGAAGCAAAGTTTGTGCTCCCTTGTTTAGAGAGGTTGATTCTTTCTTCCTTGCCACAACTCAGTTGCTTTTACCCTCAAACATTCACTTTGGAATGCCCAaccttaaatatattatctGTGTTGAGGTGTGAAGGATTAGAGTTGTTTCAAAGTCAACATTCCATGGGTGAGGGTATTTCAGTTAAGAGACAACCTCTTATTTCACGTCTAGAG GACATTTCAAACCTGAGAGAATTGAAACTTGATTGGAAACATATTCTGGCATTAAGATCAAGGCTTAGGTCTGAAAAATTTACTGGCGTCTTCAAACTTGTGAATAAAATGAGTCTGCTCTTAGACGGTGATGTGAGTGAAATGCTTATAATGGTCAATGAAATACTCCATAGAGCACCCAACTTAATAGAAATGGTTATACATATACTAAATTGCAAAAATTCAGAGATTTTCTTTGCTCAAAACCCCAAAATTGGTGAGGATGGGATGCTCTTACAGTTACGAATATTGACACTATTCCAAGTAGCTGCTATCAGGTCCATCCAGTCAGAGAACTCATCATG CGGATTCGGAGGGGAAAGATGTGCCCTGACAAAGCTCGTTGCTTCAGTAGTGGAAGAGAGAAAGGTTCTTGTTTCAGGGAATAGGGCAGAGTGA